The sequence AAGCTGGCGTTCCTGCAGATCGCCGAGGACGGCAAGCCGCTCGCCGTCTGGTCCTTCAACCTCAAGCTCAAGTAACCGGGCGGCAGCGGTGCGCGCGCTCGTCGTGACCGCGGTGGCGGCGGAGGCAGACTCCGTCACCACCGGGCTGACCCCTCATCCGGACGCGTTCGGTCCTGAGCCACGCACCTTGCCCGGCGGTTACCTCATCAACCGCCGGGACCTTCCGGGCATCGCCTTCGACGTGCTCGTCGGGGGCGTCGGTCCGGCGGCGGCCGCCGCCGGGACCGCCACGGCCCTGGCCCTCGCCGACTACTCACTCGTCGTCTCCGCCGGCATCGGCGGCGGGTTCGCGCCCGCCGCCCCACTCGGTTCCCTCGTGGTCGCGGACGCGATCGTCGCCGCCGATCTGGGGGCCGAGACCCCCGACGGGTTCCTCGACGTCACGGAACTCGGCTTCGGGCACAGTGTGCATCTGCCGCCCGCCGAGCTCGCGGCCCGCGCCGCCGAGGCGACCGGGGCGCTGCTCGCGCCCGTGCTGACCGTCTCCACCGTGACCGGGACCGCCGCCCGGGCCACCTCGCTGGCCGCCCGGCATCCGATGGCCGGGGCCGAGGCCATGGAGGGTTTCGGGGTCGCGGAGGCGGCCGCCGCGCACGGGCTGCCCGTTCTGGAGATCCGTGCCGTGTCCAATGCCGTGGGCCCTCGTGACCGTGCCGCCTGGCGGATCGGGGACGCGCTCACCGCGCTCGCCGACGGCTTCCGTGTGCTGGGGCCCGTACTCGCGAACTGGGGAGAACGCCATGAGCACGACCACCGGTGAAGCGCTGAAGATCGCCTATTCGCCGTGCCCGAACGACACGTTCGTCTTCGACGCGTGGGCGCACGGCCGGGTGCCGGGCGCGCCCGCCCTCGACGTCACCTTCGCGGACATCGACATCACCAACGGCATGGCCGAGCGCGGTGAGCTGGACGTGCTGAAGGTGTCGTACGCGGTGC comes from Streptomyces virginiae and encodes:
- a CDS encoding futalosine hydrolase, which produces MRALVVTAVAAEADSVTTGLTPHPDAFGPEPRTLPGGYLINRRDLPGIAFDVLVGGVGPAAAAAGTATALALADYSLVVSAGIGGGFAPAAPLGSLVVADAIVAADLGAETPDGFLDVTELGFGHSVHLPPAELAARAAEATGALLAPVLTVSTVTGTAARATSLAARHPMAGAEAMEGFGVAEAAAAHGLPVLEIRAVSNAVGPRDRAAWRIGDALTALADGFRVLGPVLANWGERHEHDHR